The Pectobacterium parmentieri genome segment GGACTGTGCGTTGTGTTGCTCCAACTCGCTCTTCTTGTTCTGAATATACGCTGACAGTAGCTTGCTACGCAGCAAGCGCGCCTGTTCATCTTCCGTCATAAAATGCACGCTGGTGGTATCGATATTGATACTGCGCTTGATGCGGCGTCCTCCTGATTCCGACATCGACCGCCAGTTCTTGAAGGAGTCGGACACCAGCGAATAGGTGGGAATGGTGGTGACGGTATTGTCCCAGTTTTTCACTTTTACCGTCGTCAGCCCGATGTCGATGACGGCTCCGTCAGCGCCGTATTTCGGCATTTCGAGCCAGTCTCCCAGTGTTAACATGTCGTTGGCGGAAAGCTGGATGCCGGCGACGAGCCCCATAATTGGATCTTTGAACACCAACATCAGCACGGCGGCCATTGCGCCCAAGCCACTAATCAGAATCAGCGGCGATTTCCCGATGAGCAGCGACACGACCATGATGCTGATGACAACGGTGGCGATCAGTTTCAGGCTTTGGAAAATACCGCGTAGCGGCAGTTGTGCAGCGGCTTTCGTGCGAGCAGAAACATTGAGCAGCACATCGAGTAGCGAGAACAGAGACAGCAGCGCAAAAATCATAATCCACACTTGGGAGCAGATGATGAGCGCTTCACGGGTTTCACTTTGTGCGGGAAGCCACACAAAGACCTGAATATTGAGGATCACCCCTTGCAGCAAAAAGGCCAGCCGGTTAAACAGGTTGTGTTGTGTCAGCGCCTGCTTCCACCCATGACCCTCGGTTTTTCCTGGCTTATTGAGTGAACGCAGAACCATTCTTTTCAGCACAATCTGATGCAGAATCAGGTGGATGACGGCAGAAATGAGCAATATCAGCCCAAGAACAATCAGTAATGCAATGATGCCGGCGTGTTGTATCTCTGCTTCTCTCAGCCACAGTGCGAGATTTTGTTGCATGCGTTCTCCTTTTATTCCATCAATCTGTCGTGCGTTAACACGATGTGACGTTAAGGCTAAGGATTTAGCGCATCGAGTCAACCTTTTGTATTTTTTGGGATCGCGTAGGGAAGGTGAGCCGTGAGGAAAATGATGAGGGAGACATCTCGAAAAAAAAGCCAGTCGCATAGCAACTGGCTTGATTATCACATTACCTATTGAGGGCAACGATGAGGGATTACAGCTTGTCTGCGTTTTCAGACAGGTATTTTGCTACGCCGTCTGGTGACGCACCCATACCGGATTTCCCTTTTTCCCACTGTGCCGGGCACACTTCGCCGTGCTCTTCGTGGAATTGCAGGGCGTCAACGGTACGCAGCATTTCATCGATGTTACGGCCCAGTGGCAGATCGTTCACCACCTGATGGCGAACTACACCGTTTTTGTCGATAAGGAAAGAACCACGCAGTGCAACACCCGCTTCTGGGTGCTCAATGCCGTAGGCCTTCTGGATTTCGCGCTTAATGTCAGCAACCATCGCATACTGCACTTCGCCGATGCCGCCTTTGTCCACAGGGGTTTTACGCCATGCGTTGTGAACAAACTCGGAATCGAAAGAAACCCCAACCACTTCTACGCCGCGTTTCTTGAACTCGGCATAGCGGTGATCGAAAGCAATCAGCTCTGATGGACAAACGAAGGTGAAGTCCATCGGCCAGAAGAAGATCACGGCAGCTTTACCGTTGATATGTTTCTTCAGGTTGAAATTTTCGACAATTTCGCCACTGCCTAAAACAGCAGCGGCAGTGAAGTCTGGGGCTTGACGAGTTACCAGGACCATAATTACTCCTGTAGATAGCGGTTAATGATCGGAAGATGTAAAAAAACAGCGATTAGTATAGGGATTCTGTCTGAGCGAATACAGGCAAAGAGACCAATCAATGAGATAGCTTTTGTCTATTGAACTCATCGCTATTTCCTTTCAATAAATTACATTAGCCCTTTTGATAGAAAGGGCAATAGGTTACGCAGAAAAACGGAAAGGTTACGATCTCACAACTGTTGCGTTTTCGCTAACTGCATCATGCGTGGATAAAATTGCCAGAAGAGTATTTCAAATTGGTGATAGTGCTGCTCGATATCCTGAAAAGAGCCGGACAGGGCAGCCAGCTTCGGACGGCGTACCGACATTCTGTGCAGCACGTCGGCGATAAACGGCAGCTCCGCATAGCGCGTCATCCAACGTTCCGGCCACAAATAGAGATTCAGGTTCTGAAAGCGCTCGGGGGTTTGCGCCAGATGGGGTTCAATTTGTGATTGCGCGTCATCGATAAAGGTCTGCAAAGGCGTGTTCGGAACCAACTGTAGCCAGTGGCGTGCAAGATAGTGATCCCATAGGACATCTAATGTAATTGGCGAAACGCGGCGGAATTCATCGCTGAAATACTGACGCGCCTGTTTGACCTCTGGCAGGCTGTCGGTCAGCGAATCAACGCGGCGATGTAGGCGGATACCCGCGACGATTTCGTCAGCGTAGCTGTCCTGTGGGTTGCCGCGAACAAAGTCCGCCATCAGGTTCCCTAACAGGGAACTGTCGGCCAGCGTGGCCAGATGAAGGTGTGCAAGAAAATTCATCGTGACAGTATATACCCTTTCTATTGGGTATAATGCATTCCGCGACTCAGATGCTTATTTCTTGCAGCCATGCGCTTGCGGCTCTAGACTAGGCCGCCCATTTTTAATGTATTAACAGCTAAGTGAATTGCCATGCGTGTTGCCGATTTTTCGTTTGAACTTCCTGAATCATTAATTGCTCACTATCCACAGGCGGAACGCAGTGGCTGCCGTTTGCTGTCGCTGGATGGGCCGACGGGAAATCTGACGCACGGCGTATTTACCGATTTGCTGGAAAAACTGAACCCAGGCGATCTGCTGGTGTTCAATAACACGCGCGTGATTCCGGCACGTTTGTTTGGCCGTAAAGCCAGCGGCGGAAAACTAGAAGTGCTGGTGGAACGCGTGCTGGACGATCGCCGAGTACTGGCGCACGTTCGAGCGTCAAAAGCGCCAAAGCCGGGCACAGAGCTGCTGCTGGGCGATGATGAAAGCGTCAAGGCCACGATGGCGGCTCGTCATGACGCACTATTTGAGCTGCATTTCGATGACGCTCGCGATGTTTTGTCGATTCTGAATGCTATCGGCCATATGCCGTTGCCACCGTATATCGACAGGCCTGATGAAGACGCCGACCGTGAGCTTTATCAGACCGTGTATAGTCAGCGCCCCGGTGCTGTTGCTGCGCCGACAGCGGGCTTGCATTTTGATGAGCCAATGCTAACTGCGCTGCGCGAGAAGGGCATTGAAATGGCGTTCGTCACGCTGCACGTGGGTGCGGGTACTTTCCAGCCAGTGCGGGTTGATACGATCGAAGATCACATCATGCACGCCGAATATGCCGAAGTGCCGCAGGATGTCGTCGATGCCGTTCTGGCGTGCAAAGCGCGAGGAAATCGGGTGATCGCCGTGGGCACGACTTCGGTTCGCTCACTGGAAAGTGCCGCACAGGCCAGCCAGGATGCGCCGATTGCCCCGTTCTTCGACGATACCAAAATTTTTATCTATCCAGGTTATCACTATCGCATTATTGATGCGTTGGTGACCAATTTCCATTTGCCCGAATCGACGTTAATCATGCTGGTGTCCGCCTTCGCCGGTTATCAGAATACGATGTCTGCCTACCGTGAAGCGGTGGCTGAGCAATATCGTTTTTTCAGCTACGGTGATGCGATGTTTATTACGCATAATCCGCTGGCCGAACAGGAAAAAGTAGCATAACCCTAATACCGATCGTTTAAGAACCGAGATACACGGAGTGACCACGGGTGAGGCGTTCCTGCGGGAAGCTCATCCCCGTGTTTCTCCTAAAATGGGGCTTAAGTGACCAGCATTAGGCATAACCCTTGTTTTCTACACAATAGGAACGCCACAGGCCACGCTCTGTCAGGCGTTAATATATCATTATCATCAGACTGTTTTTCTGGTGTCGGAGGTTAAGTGAAGTACGAATTACAAACAACAGACGGCCGTGCGCGACGCGGCAGATTGATTTTTGAACGTGGTGTGGTGGAAACTCCGGCTTTTATGCCCGTGGGGACTTACGGCACGGTCAAGGGCATGACGCCAGAAGAAGTGAAAGAGACGGGCGCACAGATCCTGCTCGGCAATACCTTCCATCTGTGGCTGCGTCCCGGTCAGGAAATCATGAAACTGCACGGCGATCTGCACGATTTCATGCAGTGGCACGGCCCAATTCTGACGGACTCTGGCGGTTTTCAGGTATTCAGCCTTGGCGATATTCGCAAGATTACCGAACAGGGCGTGCATTTCCGTAACCCGATCAACGGGGATTCGATTTTCCTTAGTCCGGAGAAATCGATGGAGATTCAGCACGATCTCGGTTCCGATATCGTCATGATCTTTGATGAGTGTACGCCGTACCCTGCCGATTGGGATTACGCCAAGCGTTCTATGGAGATGTCACTGCGCTGGGCGAAACGTAGTCGCCAGCGTTTTGATGAGCTAGAGAATAAAAATGCGCTGTTCGGTATTATTCAGGGCAGTGTTTACGAAGATTTACGTGATGTATCCGTAAAAGGTCTGGTAGACATTGGCTTTGATGGGTACGCTGTGGGCGGTTTGGCTGTGGGGGAACCGAAAGAGGACATGCACCGTATTCTGGAGCACGTTTGCCCACAGATTCCAGAAGATAAACCACGCTATTTGATGGGCGTTGGAAAACCGGAAGATTTGGTGGAAGGTGTACGTCGCGGTGTCGATATGTTCGACTGCGTAATGCCAACGCGTAACGCACGTAACGGACACCTGTTTGTGACTGATGGTGTGGTGAAAATCCGTAATGCGAAGCATAAAGATGACGTCAGCTCGTTGGATGAACACTGTGATTGCTACACGTGTCGCAATTATAGTCGTGCCTACTTGCATCATCTTGACCGTTGCAACGAAATACTCGGAGCACGACTCAATACCATTCATAACTTGCGTTATTATCAGCGTTTAATGGCGGGTTTACGTCAGGCCATTGAAGAGGGTAAATTAGAGCACTTTGTGGTGGATTTTTACCAACGGATAGGCAAATCCATTCCGCCGCTTGCTGAAAACGATGTTGCTGCGAGCAACTGATGGCTCGTTCGCTATGAATGCATTTTGCTGTGAAGCGTTTTTATAATTGTAAGGTTGATAATTTATCTTTTTGATAGCTTATCTTTTGACAAAAAAGAGGATATTTAAATGAGTTTTTTCATCTCCGATGCTGTAGCTGCGACAGGTACTCCGCCTCAGAGTCCGTACACTATGGTTATTATGCTGGCCGTTTTTGGTCTGATTTTTTACTTTATGATCCT includes the following:
- a CDS encoding peroxiredoxin C, with product MVLVTRQAPDFTAAAVLGSGEIVENFNLKKHINGKAAVIFFWPMDFTFVCPSELIAFDHRYAEFKKRGVEVVGVSFDSEFVHNAWRKTPVDKGGIGEVQYAMVADIKREIQKAYGIEHPEAGVALRGSFLIDKNGVVRHQVVNDLPLGRNIDEMLRTVDALQFHEEHGEVCPAQWEKGKSGMGASPDGVAKYLSENADKL
- the queA gene encoding tRNA preQ1(34) S-adenosylmethionine ribosyltransferase-isomerase QueA, with the protein product MRVADFSFELPESLIAHYPQAERSGCRLLSLDGPTGNLTHGVFTDLLEKLNPGDLLVFNNTRVIPARLFGRKASGGKLEVLVERVLDDRRVLAHVRASKAPKPGTELLLGDDESVKATMAARHDALFELHFDDARDVLSILNAIGHMPLPPYIDRPDEDADRELYQTVYSQRPGAVAAPTAGLHFDEPMLTALREKGIEMAFVTLHVGAGTFQPVRVDTIEDHIMHAEYAEVPQDVVDAVLACKARGNRVIAVGTTSVRSLESAAQASQDAPIAPFFDDTKIFIYPGYHYRIIDALVTNFHLPESTLIMLVSAFAGYQNTMSAYREAVAEQYRFFSYGDAMFITHNPLAEQEKVA
- a CDS encoding ACP phosphodiesterase, whose amino-acid sequence is MNFLAHLHLATLADSSLLGNLMADFVRGNPQDSYADEIVAGIRLHRRVDSLTDSLPEVKQARQYFSDEFRRVSPITLDVLWDHYLARHWLQLVPNTPLQTFIDDAQSQIEPHLAQTPERFQNLNLYLWPERWMTRYAELPFIADVLHRMSVRRPKLAALSGSFQDIEQHYHQFEILFWQFYPRMMQLAKTQQL
- the tgt gene encoding tRNA guanosine(34) transglycosylase Tgt, translated to MKYELQTTDGRARRGRLIFERGVVETPAFMPVGTYGTVKGMTPEEVKETGAQILLGNTFHLWLRPGQEIMKLHGDLHDFMQWHGPILTDSGGFQVFSLGDIRKITEQGVHFRNPINGDSIFLSPEKSMEIQHDLGSDIVMIFDECTPYPADWDYAKRSMEMSLRWAKRSRQRFDELENKNALFGIIQGSVYEDLRDVSVKGLVDIGFDGYAVGGLAVGEPKEDMHRILEHVCPQIPEDKPRYLMGVGKPEDLVEGVRRGVDMFDCVMPTRNARNGHLFVTDGVVKIRNAKHKDDVSSLDEHCDCYTCRNYSRAYLHHLDRCNEILGARLNTIHNLRYYQRLMAGLRQAIEEGKLEHFVVDFYQRIGKSIPPLAENDVAASN
- a CDS encoding mechanosensitive ion channel family protein, which encodes MQQNLALWLREAEIQHAGIIALLIVLGLILLISAVIHLILHQIVLKRMVLRSLNKPGKTEGHGWKQALTQHNLFNRLAFLLQGVILNIQVFVWLPAQSETREALIICSQVWIMIFALLSLFSLLDVLLNVSARTKAAAQLPLRGIFQSLKLIATVVISIMVVSLLIGKSPLILISGLGAMAAVLMLVFKDPIMGLVAGIQLSANDMLTLGDWLEMPKYGADGAVIDIGLTTVKVKNWDNTVTTIPTYSLVSDSFKNWRSMSESGGRRIKRSINIDTTSVHFMTEDEQARLLRSKLLSAYIQNKKSELEQHNAQSDADLTSPLNGRRLTNLGTFRAYLQVYLRTHPGIHKGMTLMVRQLAPTSEGVPLEIYAFTNTTAWVDYESIQSDIFDHIFAILPEFDLRIHQTPTGHDMRMMAQQMTTPEA